Sequence from the Fictibacillus arsenicus genome:
GGTAAATCTTCTGCTAATGCTAATGGACAACAAGTCTTTGAAAAGAACTGCTTATCTTGCCACGCTGTTGGACAAGAAGGCGGTAACACAGGACCAAGCTTAACTGGTTTTGGTGATAAAGACCGTGTAGCAGGTATCTTAGAACATAACAAAGAAAATCTGAAAGCATGGATAAAAGATCCTCAAGAAGTGAAACCAGGCAACAACATGCCAAAAGTGAATCTTTCTGATGAGGAAATTGATGCTGTTTCAGATTACTTGTTAGGTCTTAAATTGAAATAGTCTTAAGCATTGAAAAAAGGAGGTTACACCGTGGCAACTCACGAAAGTCACAAAAAGAGAAGTGGGCTAATGGATTGGCTCACTACCGTTGACCATAAAAAAATCGGTATTTTGTATCTTTTGGCTGGCGGGTTCTTCTTCTTAATCGGAGGACTTGAAGCCATCTTAATGCGTATTCAGTTAATGGAACCAGACAGCAAAATCTTCACTGGTGAACTTTACAATCAATTATTAACGATGCACGGAACAACGATGATCTTCTTGGCAGCGATGCCGATTATCTTTGGTTTTATGAACGCGATCCTTCCACTGCAGATCGGAGCGCGTGACGTAGCATTCCCATTTGTGAATGCAGTAGGTTTTTGGTTATTTTTCTTTGGCGGTCTATTGCTGAACCTGAGCTGGTTCTTAGGCGGAGCACCTGAAGCTGGATGGACAGCTTACGCACCATTGTCAACTGTTGCGGAAGATACTGGAGTGGATTTCTACGTACTGGGTCTTCAGATTGCAGGGGCAGGGACACTTGCTGGGGGTATTAACTTCCTGGTAACTGTTATTAATATGCGGGCACCTGGTATGACATTTATGCGTATGCCGTTGTTTACATGGGCTTCATTCGTAACCTCTGGACTTATTTTGTTCGCATTCCCTGCTTTGACAGTAGGTATTTTCCTACTCATGTTTGAACGTGTTTTTGAGGCTAATTTCTTTAATGCGGACATGGGCGGAAACGTATTAATCTGGGAGCATATTTTCTGGATATTTGGACACCCAGAAGTATATATTTTGATCTTACCTGCATTTGGTATTATCTCTGAAATCGTATCTACATTCTCTAGCAAGCGTTTGTTTGGTTACAGTGCAATGGTATTTGCGACAGTACTTATCGGTTTCTTAGGATTTATGGTATGGGTCCACCACATGTTTACTGTTGGTCTTGGACCGGTTGCGAACTCAATCTTTGCAGTAGCAACAATGGCAATTGCGATTCCTACAGGTGTTAAGATCTTCAACTGGATCTTCACAATGTGGGGGGGACAAATCCGTTTTACAACAGCCATGCTGTTCGCAGTTGGTTTTATTCCTACGTTCGTTATGGGTGGAGTTACAGGGGTTATGCTGTCTGTTCCCGCAGCAGACTATCAGTACCATGACAGTTATTTCGTAGTAGCTCACTTCCATTATGTTATCGTTGGAGGTTTGATTTTAGGATTGTTCGCCGGGTTATACTACTGGTATCCAAGAATGTTTAACCGTGTACTGAATGAAACTCTTGGAAAATGGAACTTCTGGTTGTTCTTTATCGGATTCCACCTAACGTTCTTTCCACAGCACTGGTTAGGATTGATGGGTATGCCTAGACGTGTATATACATATATGTCTGGTCAGGACCTAGATGGAGCAAACTTCGTTAGTACGATCGGTGCTATTCTTATGGGTGCCGGAACAATTGTACTTTTAATTAATATCGTTATTTCTGCTTCATCTAAATATGCAACAACTAAAGATCCTTGGGATGGGCGTACTCTTGAATGGGCAATGCCAGTTCCAACACCTGAATACAACTTTGCACAAACGCCGCTTGTACGCGGTCTAGATGCACTGTATGTAGAAAAAACAGCTGGTAATGGAGAAATGACACCAGCAGAA
This genomic interval carries:
- the ctaD gene encoding cytochrome c oxidase subunit I, with the protein product MATHESHKKRSGLMDWLTTVDHKKIGILYLLAGGFFFLIGGLEAILMRIQLMEPDSKIFTGELYNQLLTMHGTTMIFLAAMPIIFGFMNAILPLQIGARDVAFPFVNAVGFWLFFFGGLLLNLSWFLGGAPEAGWTAYAPLSTVAEDTGVDFYVLGLQIAGAGTLAGGINFLVTVINMRAPGMTFMRMPLFTWASFVTSGLILFAFPALTVGIFLLMFERVFEANFFNADMGGNVLIWEHIFWIFGHPEVYILILPAFGIISEIVSTFSSKRLFGYSAMVFATVLIGFLGFMVWVHHMFTVGLGPVANSIFAVATMAIAIPTGVKIFNWIFTMWGGQIRFTTAMLFAVGFIPTFVMGGVTGVMLSVPAADYQYHDSYFVVAHFHYVIVGGLILGLFAGLYYWYPRMFNRVLNETLGKWNFWLFFIGFHLTFFPQHWLGLMGMPRRVYTYMSGQDLDGANFVSTIGAILMGAGTIVLLINIVISASSKYATTKDPWDGRTLEWAMPVPTPEYNFAQTPLVRGLDALYVEKTAGNGEMTPAEPVGEIHMPNGSILPFIMSLGLFISGFGFIYANWIVAGAGLGVVLITMFLRSVIDDHGYHIHKEEVEADIKGGRA